One Silene latifolia isolate original U9 population chromosome 4, ASM4854445v1, whole genome shotgun sequence DNA segment encodes these proteins:
- the LOC141653254 gene encoding uncharacterized protein LOC141653254, with protein sequence MEPRGVVENDAIKRGDDTIPVDRLGCSSVSSVSSPKSASSDFSFDDSYPLEINEHGSFALTNEESEPPATPGGSSTLETPSVQVMERPPDESGYRIPAHVFAKSSNPNPDWSTASNESLFSIHTGNMSFTRDQFSWLKSGELGTYGGPGDIRKSGELPPPSPRIVLKSGEPTVVPLDTHKSGEQVIANHFKASSTTPPVVNRPADVEVISQSKVNEHVGAPGLTVSTRKDDLKPEMKDQTKGRSSASDEVRPSTCVSPHHSDASGQSFAFPVLADMDKDKSVNSGQSRAGSKNTENADQEGPKTPTSAPTPAPSSSWFSRFSCCSCCVTQ encoded by the exons ATGGAACCTCGAGGTGTGGTTGAAAATGATGCCATTAAAAGAGGTGATGATACTATCCCAGTCGACAGGCTAGGGTGTTCCTCAGTTTCTTCGGTGTCATCACCCAAATCAGCTTCATCTGACTTTTCCTTTGACGATTCATATCCATTGGAGATAAATGAACACG GTAGCTTTGCACTTACTAATGAAGAATCAGAGCCTCCAGCAACCCCAGGTGGCTCATCAACATTAGAAACTCCGTCAGTTCAGGTGATGGAGCGACCTCCTGATGAGTCTGGATACAGGATTCCGGCTCACGTTTTTGCCAAATCGAGCAACCCTAACCCTGATTGGAGCACGGCTTCCAATGAATCGCTGTTTAGTATCCATACTGGGAATATGAGCTTCACTAGAGATCAGTTTAGCTGGTTAAAATCTGGTGAACTTGGTACATATGGAGGACCTGGTGATATTCGTAAATCCGGAGAATTGCCTCCTCCTTCACCCAGAATTGTGCTCAAATCAGGGGAACCGACGGTTGTGCCCCTGGATACACATAAATCAGGAGAACAAGTTATAGCTAATCATTTCAAGGCATCTTCTACAACTCCACCTGTGGTTAACAGACCAgctgatgttgaggtaattaGTCAAAGCAAGGTAAATGAGCATGTCGGGGCTCCGGGTTTGACTGTTAGTACCCGAAAAGATGATCTAAAACCCGAAATGAAGGATCAGACGAAAGGGAGATCCTCTGCGTCGGATGAGGTTCGGCCTTCAACCTGTGTATCCCCACATCATTCTGATGCAAGTGGTCAGTCTTTTGCGTTTCCAGT GCTTGCAGACATGGACAAGGACAAATCAGTAAATTCAGGCCAAAGTCGGGCTGGGTCAAAGAATACAGAAAATGCAGATCAAGAGGGACCAAAAACACCAACATCAGCTCCAACACCAGCTCCGTCTTCCTCGTGGTTTTCTCGCTTCTCTTGTTGCTCATGCTGTGTGACACAGTAA
- the LOC141653253 gene encoding exocyst complex component EXO70E2-like — protein sequence MIKEVGMFPRTTTNKKSVKAAHDLLRELEANDSLTDDMRKILAAMEIKLSENLTLEGETSESVETQSGTRKILGNIKLSKNFTLEGETSEYMETPSKEDDMDKVIEKLNSAKEKIKDWTLNLSMICESGPEVASEFIEAVQEVLSLLDRLRNMGQEENEVNENISQAEVVLQDAMARLEEEMVYILVQKRQSYEPYTAEDDGSEGDDTSAVNEPDEINFDLIDPESITFLISIKNTMFSAGYHEQFCAAYTKTQKEALEECLVSLGMEKHSMDELLKMEWSILDSKIKTWFRVIKTAIQVYLKAEKRLCSQIFGVSSHLAFLCFVNTTKSSISRLLIIGNAMSLGRHTPEKLFSLLDMYEALAKVHEEINTLFSDDDGSIVRAEFEEVMSKLGVSAKETFLGFGETILSDPSIDPFPGGGVHPLTSYVMNFIIVYLPDYCGTLDTLLQEKGKEDNMLGSHLRSLGDKLITNLEKKSLLYKDVALQNVFMMNNLHYLQHKVMGSELRGRIGDGWIRTQIVNYQKNATSYVRNTWGSVVAGLRDDGTASGSGSGVKAILKEKIRVFNVAFEDVYRNQTGWIIREEQLKDELKISISQKVILAYQSFLGRNARYNIQKYVKYESEDLEKLLQDFFEGSQKTVQYSFRRR from the coding sequence ATGATAAAGGAGGTAGGGATGTTTCCGAGAACGACGACGAATAAGAAGAGCGTTAAAGCAGCTCATGATCTGCTAAGAGAACTAGAGGCTAATGATTCTCTAACAGATGATATGAGGAAGATTTTAGCAGCTATGGAAATTAAACTCTCTGAGAATTTAACTCTTGAGGGTGAAACGAGTGAATCTGTCGAAACCCAAAGTGGTACGAGGAAGATTTTAGGAAATATTAAACTCTCAAAGAATTTTACTCTTGAGGGTGAAACGAGTGAATATATGGAAACTCCAAGTAAAGAGGACGATATGGACAAGGTTATAGAGAAACTGAACTCTGCCAAAGAGAAAATCAAGGATTGGACATTGAATCTCTCAATGATTTGTGAATCAGGCCCTGAAGTGGCCTCGGAGTTCATTGAAGCGGTTCAGGAAGTCCTAAGTTTGTTGGATCGTTTGAGAAATATGGGTCAGGAGGAAAATGAGGTCAACGAAAATATTTCCCAAGCGGAGGTTGTTTTACAGGATGCTATGGCAAGATTAGAAGAGGAAATGGTCTACATTCTTGTTCAAAAAAGGCAATCCTATGAGCCCTATACGGCTGAAGATGACGGGTCAGAAGGCGATGATACTAGTGCGGTCAATGAGCCAGACGAAATAAACTTCGATTTGATCGATCCAGAATCGATTACTTTTCTTATTTCAATCAAGAATACAATGTTTTCTGCAGGCTACCATGAGCAATTTTGTGCAGCATATACAAAAACCCAAAAGGAAGCACTAGAAGAATGCTTGGTTAGCCTAGGGATGGAAAAACACAGCATGGATGAGCTTCTCAAGATGGAGTGGTCCATTCTGGACTCGAAGATCAAGACATGGTTTCGAGTGATCAAAACCGCAATTCAAGTCTATCTCAAAGCTGAGAAGCGGCTTTGCAGTCAGATATTTGGGGTATCTAGCCATCTCGCTTTTCTTTGTTTTGTCAATACGACAAAGTCATCTATATCACGTCTTTTAATCATTGGCAATGCCATGTCTCTTGGTCGCCACACCCCCGAGAAACTCTTTAGTCTCCTCGACATGTACGAGGCCTTAGCAAAAGTCCACGAGGAGATAAACACCCTCTTCTCTGACGATGATGGGTCAATTGTTAGAGCCGAGTTTGAAGAAGTCATGTCAAAACTTGGAGTTTCTGCCAAAGAGACATTCTTAGGATTTGGTGAAACAATTCTATCCGATCCATCGATAGACCCTTTCCCTGGAGGGGGAGTTCACCCCCTCACCAGTTATGTCATGAACTTCATCATTGTCTATTTGCCCGACTACTGTGGGACTCTCGACACCCTCCTCCAGGAAAAGGGTAAAGAAGACAATATGTTGGGATCTCACCTTCGATCCCTAGGGGATAAGTTAATAACCAACCTCGAGAAGAAATCCCTTTTATACAAGGATGTTGCTCTGCAAAATGTATTCATGATGAACAACTTGCATTACCTTCAGCATAAGGTGATGGGATCGGAACTTCGAGGTAGAATTGGGGATGGATGGATTCGAACCCAGATAGTGAACTACCAGAAGAATGCAACTAGCTATGTGAGGAATACTTGGGGCTCAGTAGTGGCCGGGCTTAGGGATGACGGTACCGCATCCGGGTCTGGTTCAGGGGTCAAGGCGATCCTTAAGGAGAAGATAAGGGTTTTTAATGTGGCGTTTGAGGACGTGTATAGGAACCAAACAGGGTGGATTATAAGGGAGGAGCAGCTCAAGGATGAGTTGAAGATTTCGATCTCTCAAAAGGTCATTTTGGCATACCAAAGCTTCCTTGGAAGGAACGCTAGATATAATATTCAGAAATATGTCAAGTATGAATCTGAGGACTTGGAGAAGTTACTCCAGGATTTCTTTGAAGGGTCTCAGAAAACTGTGCAATACTCCTTTCGTAGGAGATGA